The bacterium genome contains the following window.
AGGTATAGCTTCAAAGGTGGATTTTGCTTTTTCGGGTCCTGTAAGTAAAAGGTTGGCAGAGTTGGTTAGCGAAAAAAAAATTAACCTTGGTGCAATACATACCTATCTCGAATTACATTCAAGGTATTTTCTTGATTTATCTCCAAGAGTATCTCTTGTTGCAGGTATGTATGCTGATAAAGATGGCAACCTGTATACAGGACATAACACCGAAGATACCCCAACCATTTGTGAAGCGACGGCTTTTAAGCAAGGAATAGTTGTTGCGCAGGTTAAAGAGATAAGAGAAAATTTGCCGAGAGTAGATATCCCTGCAAGTTGGATAGACATTGTTATTCCAACAGATGAAGAACCTTATGTAGAACCACTTTTTACCAGAGACCCAGAAAAAATAACAGAGTTACAGATTTTTCTGGCGATGCTTGTAATCAAAGGAATATACGAGCCATACAAAATAACTTCTCTGAACCACGGTATAGGTTACGCTCCTCAGGCGATAGAACTCTTGTTGCCGACGTTTGCGAAACATCTTAAAGGTAAAATTTGTACCCATTGGGCGTTAAATCCTCATCCTACGTTAATTCCAGCAATAGAAGAAGGGTTTGTAGAGAATATACATTCTTTTGGTAGTGAGCCTGGGATGGAAGATTACTGTAACCAGAGGCAAGATATATTTTTTTGCGGTGAAGATGGTACAATGCGTTCTTCAAGAACCTTTTGTCAACTTGTGGGTCTTTATGGTATAGATTGTTTTTTGGGAGCGACTCTCCAGATAGACAAGTTTGGTAATAGTTCAACTGCAACTAAAGGTAGAATAGCAGGGTTTGGTGGTGCTCCTAACCTTGGAAGCAACGCTCCCGGTAGAAGACACGAAACTTACGGGTATATGAAAGCGGGAGAAGAAGATAATCTCTTACAGGATGCAGTTGGTGGATACCCAAGAGGTAGAAAGATTGTGGTCCAACTTACACCAACTATAAGCGAAAAGAGACAGATCCCTGTTTTTGTTGAAGAACTCGACGCTGTGTCATTGTGGAGAGAAAAGAAGTTTAATACTCCACCTGTTATGATATATGGAGATCAGATAACCCATATAGTAACAGAGAAAGGGATAGCCAACCTTCATAAATGTTCTGACTTGAACGAAAGAATGGCAGCTATAAGAGCAATTGCTGGGGATACGCCTGTTGGTAGGAAGGAGGATTGTGAGGAGACAAAAGGACTAATAAAAAGACAGATAGTTGTTACACCAGAAGATTTGAAATTAAATATGAGTGACGCAAAAAGAGACCTTCTTGTTGCAAAAAGTTTTGATGATATTATAAGGTTTTCCGGCGGACTTTACAAAGTTCCAAACAAGTGTTTAACAAAATAAAATAGTTGGCTAAAAAAAATGTGTCTATTTATTTTGCTCAAATCATAAATTCTGGTATAATGTATAGGTTGATTAGGGGATATAGCTCAATTGGGAGAGCGTCCGCCTTGCACGCGGAAGGTTACGGGTTCGACTCCC
Protein-coding sequences here:
- the mdcA gene encoding malonate decarboxylase subunit alpha yields the protein MEFNRLLKDKKERIGKVNHLRVGTSKIVEKKDTVELLENLINSYDRVCLEGNNQKQADFLAKELCKLNPQKVNNLHMVQSSLVLEEHLDVFEKGIASKVDFAFSGPVSKRLAELVSEKKINLGAIHTYLELHSRYFLDLSPRVSLVAGMYADKDGNLYTGHNTEDTPTICEATAFKQGIVVAQVKEIRENLPRVDIPASWIDIVIPTDEEPYVEPLFTRDPEKITELQIFLAMLVIKGIYEPYKITSLNHGIGYAPQAIELLLPTFAKHLKGKICTHWALNPHPTLIPAIEEGFVENIHSFGSEPGMEDYCNQRQDIFFCGEDGTMRSSRTFCQLVGLYGIDCFLGATLQIDKFGNSSTATKGRIAGFGGAPNLGSNAPGRRHETYGYMKAGEEDNLLQDAVGGYPRGRKIVVQLTPTISEKRQIPVFVEELDAVSLWREKKFNTPPVMIYGDQITHIVTEKGIANLHKCSDLNERMAAIRAIAGDTPVGRKEDCEETKGLIKRQIVVTPEDLKLNMSDAKRDLLVAKSFDDIIRFSGGLYKVPNKCLTK